In a single window of the Nocardiopsis composta genome:
- a CDS encoding glycosyltransferase family 4 protein gives MVCPYTWDVPGGVQQHVGDLAEALIGLGHQVSVLAPCDAGAGGDGLPDFLVPAGRAVPVPYNGSVARLAFGVRAAARVRRWIREGAFDVLHVHEPAAPSLSLLACWVAEGPIVATFHTSNPRSRAMVASAAALRTALEKISGRIAVSEAARRTLVEHLGGDAVLIPNGVAVHRYAGADPLPGWPGEGGAIGFLGRLDEPRKGLGVLLDAFALLGPERPGLRLLLAGPGDAEAAAARLPAELRSRVVPLGRVSEQDKARAYRSVDVFCAPNLGGESFGIVLTEAMSAGAPVLASDIPAFRSVLAGGAAGELFPVGRADALASRAAALLDDPARRSALSAAARRAVRAYDWETVAADVARVYETVLPPGAAAGPVTVGGEGAR, from the coding sequence ATCGTCTGCCCCTACACCTGGGACGTCCCCGGAGGCGTCCAGCAGCACGTCGGCGACCTCGCCGAGGCCCTCATCGGCCTGGGCCACCAGGTCTCGGTGCTGGCCCCGTGCGACGCCGGGGCCGGCGGGGACGGGCTGCCGGACTTCCTGGTGCCCGCCGGGCGCGCCGTGCCGGTGCCCTATAACGGGTCGGTGGCCCGGCTGGCCTTCGGGGTGCGCGCCGCCGCGCGGGTGCGCCGGTGGATCCGCGAGGGCGCCTTCGACGTGCTGCACGTGCACGAGCCGGCCGCGCCCAGCCTGTCCCTGCTGGCCTGCTGGGTGGCGGAGGGCCCGATCGTGGCGACCTTCCACACCTCCAACCCGCGGTCCAGGGCGATGGTCGCCTCGGCCGCGGCCCTGCGCACCGCGCTGGAGAAGATCAGCGGGCGGATCGCGGTCTCCGAGGCGGCCCGCCGCACCCTGGTGGAGCACCTCGGCGGCGACGCGGTGCTCATCCCCAACGGGGTGGCGGTGCACCGCTACGCCGGCGCCGATCCGCTGCCCGGCTGGCCGGGGGAGGGCGGCGCCATCGGCTTCCTGGGCCGGCTGGACGAGCCGCGCAAGGGCCTGGGCGTGCTGCTGGACGCGTTCGCGCTGCTCGGCCCGGAGCGCCCCGGGCTGCGGCTGCTGCTGGCCGGTCCGGGCGACGCCGAGGCGGCCGCCGCGCGGCTGCCCGCGGAGCTGCGGTCCCGGGTGGTCCCGCTGGGCCGGGTCTCCGAGCAGGACAAGGCGCGCGCCTACCGCTCGGTGGACGTGTTCTGCGCGCCCAACCTCGGCGGGGAGAGCTTCGGCATCGTGCTCACCGAGGCGATGTCGGCCGGAGCCCCGGTGCTGGCCAGCGACATCCCGGCGTTCCGCAGCGTGCTGGCCGGCGGTGCGGCCGGGGAGCTGTTCCCGGTCGGCCGGGCCGACGCGCTGGCCTCCCGGGCCGCCGCCCTGCTGGACGACCCGGCGCGGCGCTCCGCGCTGTCCGCGGCGGCCCGCCGCGCGGTGCGCGCCTACGACTGGGAGACCGTCGCCGCGGACGTGGCCCGGGTGTACGAGACGGTGCTGCCGCCGGGGGCCGCGGCCGGGCCGGTCACGGTCGGCGGCGAGGGGGCGCGCTAG
- a CDS encoding DUF885 domain-containing protein has translation MTDRFRQVGERILDALLEDDPEWASQLGDARFADRLTDRSEEADAARAGLLADALGALDEIDDTLLPPDDRVDLETLRLRVGADLWRDTELRPHTWDPLAALPGEAFDLLIERDTAPPAERLTALAGRCAELPGRLETARARLDAGPGMPRVHVETAAARARGLAGMLARLEEAPGVPLEREPALRGRVEAARDGAAAALREHEAWLLARVETADADPRLGERGYAARLWYELDCEITPDTLLVRAESDLIALEERIAELAAEHEGRPRRPGQAREVLDRIAAEGATGPGTGREVRAVCEEALEHLRARVPEAGIATVPELPVRVEPMPESRRGVAAGYCDPPGPLAPRTREATVVAVAPPPDDWPDARKRSFHREYCVPMLREFMAHEALPGHALQLAHAAGHTGGTRIRRALRSGPFVEGWALYAETLLAEAGWGLPEREEREIRLMNLKMRLRAAVNAVLDVRVHAHGMTEEEAMRLLVERGHCEEGEAAGKWRRALLTSGQLATYQVGHAEVAALAADLAAARSGISGSRLGDVLLAHGCPAPRHLRTLLGL, from the coding sequence ATGACCGACCGCTTCCGCCAGGTCGGCGAGCGCATCCTGGACGCGCTGCTGGAGGACGACCCGGAGTGGGCGTCGCAGCTGGGCGACGCCCGCTTCGCCGACCGGCTCACCGACCGCTCCGAAGAGGCCGACGCCGCACGCGCCGGGCTGCTCGCCGACGCCCTGGGCGCCCTCGACGAGATCGACGACACCCTGCTGCCGCCGGACGACCGGGTCGACCTGGAGACGCTGCGCCTGCGGGTCGGCGCCGACCTGTGGCGCGACACCGAACTGCGCCCGCACACCTGGGACCCGCTGGCCGCGCTGCCGGGGGAGGCGTTCGACCTGCTGATCGAGCGGGACACCGCGCCGCCCGCCGAGCGGCTCACCGCGCTGGCCGGCCGCTGCGCCGAGCTCCCCGGCCGGCTGGAGACCGCGCGGGCCAGGCTCGACGCCGGCCCCGGCATGCCCCGGGTGCACGTGGAGACCGCCGCGGCGCGCGCCCGCGGGCTGGCCGGGATGCTGGCCCGGCTGGAGGAGGCGCCCGGCGTGCCGCTGGAGCGCGAACCGGCGCTGCGCGGACGGGTCGAGGCGGCGCGGGACGGTGCCGCCGCCGCGCTGCGCGAGCACGAGGCGTGGCTGCTGGCCCGGGTGGAGACGGCCGACGCCGACCCGCGGCTGGGCGAGCGCGGCTACGCCGCCCGCCTCTGGTACGAGCTGGACTGCGAGATCACCCCGGACACCCTGCTGGTCCGCGCGGAAAGCGACCTGATCGCGCTGGAGGAGCGGATCGCCGAGCTGGCCGCCGAGCACGAGGGCCGCCCCCGGCGGCCCGGCCAGGCCCGCGAGGTGCTCGACCGGATCGCCGCGGAGGGCGCCACCGGCCCGGGAACCGGCCGCGAGGTGCGCGCCGTCTGCGAGGAGGCGCTGGAGCACCTGCGGGCCCGGGTCCCCGAGGCCGGCATCGCCACCGTCCCGGAGCTGCCGGTGCGGGTGGAGCCGATGCCGGAGTCGCGCCGCGGCGTCGCGGCCGGCTACTGCGACCCGCCCGGCCCGCTGGCCCCGCGGACCAGGGAGGCGACCGTGGTCGCGGTCGCGCCGCCGCCCGACGACTGGCCGGACGCCCGCAAGCGCTCCTTCCACCGGGAGTACTGCGTCCCGATGCTGCGCGAGTTCATGGCGCACGAGGCGCTGCCCGGCCACGCCCTGCAGCTGGCGCACGCGGCCGGCCACACCGGCGGCACCCGGATCCGCCGGGCGCTGCGCAGCGGGCCGTTCGTGGAGGGCTGGGCGCTGTACGCCGAGACCCTGCTCGCCGAGGCGGGCTGGGGGCTGCCGGAGCGCGAGGAGCGGGAGATCCGGCTGATGAACCTGAAGATGCGGCTGCGCGCCGCGGTCAACGCAGTACTGGACGTGCGGGTGCACGCGCACGGCATGACCGAGGAGGAGGCGATGCGGCTGCTGGTGGAGCGCGGCCACTGCGAGGAGGGCGAGGCGGCCGGCAAGTGGCGCCGGGCGCTGCTCACCAGCGGCCAGCTCGCCACCTACCAGGTGGGCCACGCCGAGGTCGCCGCGCTCGCCGCCGACCTGGCCGCCGCCCGCAGCGGCATCTCGGGCAGCCGGCTCGGCGACGTCCTGCTGGCCCACGGCTGCCCGGCCCCCCGCCACCTGCGCACCCTGCTCGGCCTGTAG
- the pgsA gene encoding phosphatidylinositol phosphate synthase, which yields MLRILRPAISRTTRPIGRGLARIGVTANMVTLVGTAGVVASSLYFLPRGELFPGAVAITVFVLFDMLDGAVARAAGFESKWGAFLDSTLDRLADAAILVGLAVWFYGKADEPLLGGLALFCLVAGFGVSYIKARAEGLGVNCDVGLAERTERLIVILVSTGLAGLEVPYAQAAGLWLLAALSAITIVQRMVETRARLTEPGSRSREYS from the coding sequence ATGCTGAGAATCCTGCGCCCCGCGATCTCCCGGACGACGCGGCCCATCGGCCGAGGACTGGCCCGGATCGGTGTCACCGCCAACATGGTGACGCTGGTCGGGACCGCCGGGGTGGTCGCCTCCTCCCTCTACTTCCTGCCCCGCGGCGAGCTCTTCCCCGGCGCGGTCGCGATCACCGTCTTCGTGCTGTTCGACATGCTGGACGGGGCGGTGGCCCGCGCCGCCGGCTTCGAGAGCAAGTGGGGGGCCTTCCTCGACTCCACCCTCGACCGGCTCGCCGACGCCGCGATCCTGGTCGGCCTGGCGGTCTGGTTCTACGGCAAGGCCGATGAGCCGCTGCTCGGCGGGCTCGCGCTGTTCTGCCTGGTCGCCGGGTTCGGGGTGTCCTACATCAAGGCCCGCGCCGAAGGGCTGGGGGTCAACTGCGACGTGGGCCTGGCCGAGCGCACCGAGCGGCTCATCGTCATCCTGGTCTCCACCGGCCTGGCCGGCCTGGAGGTGCCCTACGCGCAGGCCGCCGGGCTGTGGCTGCTGGCCGCGCTGAGCGCGATCACCATCGTCCAGCGCATGGTGGAGACCCGCGCCCGGCTCACCGAGCCGGGCTCCCGATCGAGGGAGTACAGCTGA
- the pdxS gene encoding pyridoxal 5'-phosphate synthase lyase subunit PdxS, with protein MESTTVANTAENTAEKTVGTTRVKRGMAEQLKNGVIMDVVTPEQARIAEDAGAVAVMALERVPADIRKDGGVARMSDPDMIDGIIEAVSIPVMAKARIGHFVEAQVLQSLGVDFIDESEVLTPADEAYHIDKWAFTVPFVCGATNIGEALRRIAEGAAMIRSKGEAGTGNVVEATRHMRSIRSEIKRLGTLDEAELFGAAKEMRAPYEIVKEVAELGKLPVPLFSAGGVATPADAALMRQLGAESVFVGSGIFKSGDPAKRADAIVQATLHYQDPGVIAKVSRGLGEAMVGINLDELDESQRYAGRGW; from the coding sequence ATGGAGTCCACCACCGTGGCCAACACCGCTGAGAACACCGCCGAGAAGACGGTCGGCACCACCCGCGTGAAGCGCGGGATGGCAGAGCAGCTCAAGAACGGCGTGATCATGGACGTGGTCACCCCGGAGCAGGCGAGGATCGCCGAGGACGCCGGCGCCGTGGCGGTCATGGCCCTGGAGCGGGTGCCCGCCGACATCCGCAAGGACGGCGGGGTCGCGCGGATGTCCGACCCCGACATGATCGACGGCATCATCGAGGCCGTCTCCATCCCCGTCATGGCCAAGGCCCGGATCGGCCACTTCGTCGAGGCCCAGGTCCTGCAGTCGCTCGGGGTCGACTTCATCGACGAGTCGGAGGTCCTCACCCCGGCCGACGAGGCCTACCACATCGACAAGTGGGCGTTCACCGTCCCGTTCGTCTGCGGCGCCACCAACATCGGCGAGGCGCTGCGCCGCATCGCCGAGGGCGCGGCGATGATCCGCTCCAAGGGCGAGGCCGGCACCGGCAACGTCGTCGAGGCCACCCGGCACATGCGCTCGATCCGCTCTGAGATCAAGCGGCTGGGCACCCTGGACGAGGCCGAGCTGTTCGGCGCCGCCAAGGAGATGCGCGCCCCCTACGAGATCGTCAAGGAGGTCGCCGAGCTCGGCAAGCTCCCGGTGCCGCTGTTCTCCGCCGGCGGTGTGGCCACCCCGGCCGACGCGGCCCTGATGCGCCAGCTGGGCGCGGAGAGCGTCTTCGTCGGCTCGGGCATCTTCAAGTCCGGCGACCCGGCCAAGCGCGCCGACGCGATCGTCCAGGCCACCCTGCACTACCAGGACCCGGGCGTGATCGCCAAGGTCTCCCGCGGCCTGGGCGAGGCGATGGTCGGCATCAACCTGGACGAGCTGGACGAGTCGCAGCGCTACGCCGGGCGCGGCTGGTAG
- a CDS encoding TerC family protein, with protein sequence MATDLIIGFLTLTVLEIVLGIDNLVFISILAEKLPAHQRDKARRLGIGLALISRLALLASITLIMKLTTPLFTLFGHDFSGQSLILLVGGLFLIGKATFEIHESLEGEEGHAGSKVKAAFGAVLIQIVALDLVFSLDSVITAVGMIGDKPGGIWVMVAAVVIAVVVMLVASGPLARFVQTHPTVKMLALAFLLLIGTTLVADGLGFHVPKGYIYTAMGFSLLVEVLNLLAKRKKSAPVKLSNRYAETGQAGAGEAGGAAADGAAKD encoded by the coding sequence ATGGCAACCGACCTCATCATCGGCTTCCTCACCCTGACCGTGCTGGAGATCGTCCTCGGGATCGACAACCTGGTCTTCATCTCGATCCTCGCCGAGAAGCTCCCCGCCCACCAGCGGGACAAGGCGCGCCGGCTGGGCATCGGGCTCGCGCTGATCAGCCGGCTGGCGCTGCTCGCCTCGATCACCCTGATCATGAAGCTGACCACGCCGCTGTTCACCCTGTTCGGGCACGACTTCTCCGGGCAGTCGCTGATCCTGCTGGTCGGCGGCCTCTTCCTGATCGGGAAGGCCACCTTCGAGATCCACGAGAGCCTGGAAGGCGAGGAGGGTCACGCCGGCTCCAAGGTCAAGGCCGCCTTCGGCGCCGTGCTGATCCAGATCGTCGCGCTCGACCTGGTCTTCTCGCTCGACTCGGTGATCACCGCGGTCGGCATGATCGGCGACAAGCCCGGCGGCATCTGGGTGATGGTCGCGGCGGTGGTGATCGCCGTGGTGGTGATGCTGGTCGCCTCCGGCCCGCTGGCCCGGTTCGTGCAGACCCACCCCACCGTCAAGATGCTCGCCCTGGCGTTCCTGCTGCTGATCGGCACCACCCTGGTCGCCGACGGCCTCGGCTTCCACGTGCCCAAGGGCTACATCTACACCGCCATGGGCTTCTCGCTCCTGGTCGAGGTGCTCAACCTGCTCGCCAAGCGGAAGAAGTCCGCCCCGGTCAAGCTCTCCAACCGGTACGCCGAGACGGGGCAGGCCGGCGCCGGAGAGGCCGGCGGGGCCGCCGCGGACGGCGCCGCCAAGGACTGA
- a CDS encoding IclR family transcriptional regulator — MSAGARSRNDGRTADRLLQVLLLFAREETLTATRIGEVSGIPQSTVYRLLDRLTASGFVRRRPDGYAAGPVAVQFAERYRTGALERTAIGPRLARLSRESGELAAFMVPVGTEALCVDSVEGSRVLRCCYTRGATQPLLRGATAHALLAHLPEARREAVYAAYGLPPGRVRELEAEHAEARRQGVAVSESALDQGVWGASSPVLDAEGVLVGTVTLMAPAAHTAQRRPHYIRLVKEAARDLSGGTI; from the coding sequence ATGAGCGCAGGCGCACGGAGCCGCAACGACGGGCGCACCGCCGACCGGCTGCTGCAGGTCCTGCTGCTCTTCGCCCGCGAGGAGACGCTGACCGCCACGCGGATCGGCGAGGTCTCCGGCATCCCGCAGAGCACCGTCTACCGGCTGCTCGACCGGCTCACCGCCTCCGGGTTCGTCCGGCGCCGCCCGGACGGCTACGCGGCCGGACCGGTCGCGGTCCAGTTCGCCGAGCGGTACCGCACCGGCGCCCTGGAGCGCACCGCCATCGGCCCGCGGCTGGCCCGGCTCTCCCGGGAGTCCGGCGAGCTCGCCGCCTTCATGGTCCCGGTCGGCACCGAAGCGCTGTGCGTGGACTCCGTCGAGGGCTCCCGGGTGCTGCGCTGCTGCTACACCCGCGGCGCCACCCAGCCGCTGCTGCGCGGAGCCACCGCCCACGCGCTCCTGGCCCACCTGCCCGAGGCGCGGCGCGAGGCGGTCTACGCCGCCTACGGGCTGCCCCCGGGCCGGGTCCGCGAGCTGGAGGCCGAGCACGCCGAGGCGCGCCGGCAGGGCGTGGCGGTCAGCGAGAGCGCCCTGGACCAGGGCGTGTGGGGCGCCAGCTCGCCGGTCCTGGACGCCGAGGGCGTGCTGGTCGGCACCGTCACGCTGATGGCGCCCGCCGCGCACACCGCGCAGCGCCGCCCGCACTACATCCGCCTCGTCAAGGAGGCGGCCCGCGACCTCAGTGGAGGAACGATTTGA
- the hutG gene encoding formimidoylglutamase, with protein MDPPEWTGRDDGPGTEHLRWHRAVRPLAGAGGPGTALIGFASDEGVRRNKGRTGAAEGPGALRRALAPLALHSPALLYDGGDVRVDDGDLEGGQRALGEAVAAAMAGGHFPVVLGGGHEVAYASYLGLDAGLGADRERTLGVLNLDAHFDLREEPAATSGTGFLQIARDERARGREFRYAAVGISRTANTGALFDRAAELGAEYLTDDACSLLAVEKVLDFVRAFVDSVDDVYLTLDLDVLPAWVAPGVSAPAALGVAPEVVQAVVDTVAASGRLALFDVAELNPSLDADGRTARVAARMIDRAVTGRCPA; from the coding sequence GTGGATCCCCCCGAGTGGACCGGCCGCGACGACGGCCCTGGCACCGAGCACCTGCGCTGGCACCGCGCGGTGCGGCCGCTGGCCGGGGCCGGCGGGCCCGGCACCGCGCTCATCGGCTTCGCCAGCGACGAGGGCGTCCGGCGGAACAAGGGGCGCACCGGCGCCGCCGAGGGCCCCGGCGCGCTGCGCCGCGCCCTGGCCCCGCTGGCCCTGCACTCCCCCGCCCTGCTCTACGACGGCGGCGACGTGCGCGTCGACGACGGCGACCTGGAGGGCGGGCAGCGGGCGCTGGGCGAGGCCGTCGCCGCCGCGATGGCCGGCGGCCACTTCCCCGTCGTGCTGGGCGGCGGCCACGAGGTCGCCTACGCCAGCTACCTCGGCCTCGACGCGGGCCTGGGCGCCGACCGGGAGCGCACCCTGGGCGTACTCAACCTGGACGCCCACTTCGACCTGCGCGAGGAGCCGGCGGCCACCTCGGGCACCGGGTTCCTGCAGATCGCCCGGGACGAGCGGGCCCGGGGCCGGGAGTTCCGCTACGCCGCCGTGGGCATCTCCCGGACCGCCAACACCGGGGCGCTCTTCGACCGCGCCGCCGAACTGGGCGCGGAGTACCTCACCGACGACGCGTGCTCCCTGCTCGCCGTGGAGAAGGTGCTCGACTTCGTCCGCGCCTTCGTCGACTCGGTGGACGACGTCTACCTCACCCTGGACCTGGACGTGCTGCCCGCCTGGGTGGCCCCCGGGGTGAGCGCCCCGGCCGCCCTCGGCGTGGCCCCCGAGGTGGTCCAGGCGGTCGTCGACACCGTCGCCGCCTCCGGCCGGCTCGCCCTGTTCGACGTCGCCGAGCTCAACCCGTCGCTGGACGCCGACGGCCGCACCGCCCGCGTGGCGGCCCGGATGATCGACCGCGCGGTCACCGGGCGGTGCCCGGCGTGA
- a CDS encoding phosphatidylinositol mannoside acyltransferase — translation MDARTATAAYAAGWRLVRELPEGPGRAAFRSIADRTWRRRGPGVLRLEANLRRVAGPGITAPQLRALSLAGMRSYLRYYYEMFRLPAIDAATLDARTRAGGVEALEANIRSGRGVVAALPHMGNWDHAGAWITLRGVPLTTVAERLRPPEVFDRFVDFRTGLGMEVLPLTPAEGAAGRPGGGTAGRLARRLREGRLVCLLADRDLTAGGVEVEFFGEPARMPAGPAALAERTGAALMPVSLWYDGPLLRIEVHDEIPVPGLADRRDRVQAMTQHLAGVFQDRIAEHPEDWHMLQRVFTADLDAPPPGAYAPEAAPVADSVDAAASGGVGRRR, via the coding sequence ATGGACGCGAGGACCGCGACCGCGGCCTATGCCGCCGGGTGGCGGCTGGTCCGCGAGCTCCCGGAGGGGCCGGGGCGGGCCGCGTTCCGGTCGATCGCCGACCGCACCTGGCGCCGCCGCGGCCCCGGCGTGCTGCGCCTGGAGGCCAACCTGCGCCGGGTGGCCGGCCCCGGGATCACCGCCCCCCAGCTGCGCGCGCTCTCCCTCGCCGGGATGCGCTCCTACCTGCGCTACTACTACGAGATGTTCCGGCTGCCCGCCATCGACGCGGCCACCCTGGACGCGCGTACCCGCGCCGGCGGGGTGGAGGCCCTCGAAGCGAACATCCGCTCCGGCCGGGGCGTGGTGGCGGCCCTGCCGCACATGGGCAACTGGGACCACGCCGGGGCCTGGATCACGCTGCGCGGGGTCCCGCTGACCACCGTCGCCGAACGGCTCCGCCCGCCCGAGGTGTTCGACCGGTTCGTCGACTTCCGCACCGGCCTGGGCATGGAGGTGCTGCCGCTGACCCCGGCCGAGGGCGCCGCCGGGCGGCCCGGCGGAGGCACGGCCGGCCGGCTCGCCCGGCGGCTGCGCGAGGGGCGCCTGGTCTGCCTGCTGGCCGACCGCGACCTGACCGCCGGCGGCGTGGAGGTGGAGTTCTTCGGCGAGCCCGCGCGGATGCCGGCCGGGCCCGCGGCGCTGGCCGAGCGGACCGGCGCCGCGCTGATGCCGGTCTCGCTCTGGTACGACGGGCCGCTGCTCCGCATCGAGGTGCACGACGAGATCCCGGTGCCCGGCCTGGCCGACCGCCGGGACCGGGTCCAGGCGATGACCCAGCACCTGGCCGGGGTCTTCCAGGACCGGATCGCCGAGCATCCGGAGGACTGGCACATGCTGCAGCGGGTGTTCACCGCCGACCTGGACGCGCCGCCGCCCGGCGCGTACGCCCCGGAGGCGGCGCCGGTGGCCGATAGCGTGGACGCCGCTGCGAGCGGTGGTGTCGGCCGGAGGCGGTGA
- a CDS encoding sodium/glutamate symporter, translated as MNFELSLDLVQSSALAGVLLLLGEAARRRIGFLERFSIPGPVIGGFAFAVILLVLRETGTAAVEFDTSLQAPAMIAFFTTVGLSGSLSLLRKGGRLLIVYLLACWTLAVVQNLVGIGMAEALGVDPLLGIMAGAVSLEGGHGAAAAFGPTAEEMGAAGATAVAVASATFGLVAGSLLGGPLAGWLVKRYRVAVPAPSAAPVAVGADGSAAEGPAAGGSGGPDRAGGAEKGRSPAEAAGYAQLLPTAALIGVIMVAGVALGKWFSGATGFVLPDYVGAMVVAVVVRNLNDRFRLVRLDAGAIEVVSSLTLGFFLTMAMMSLRIWELYALALPLFGILVVQVVVILLFVVFVVFRMLGRGYDAATMAAGMIGHGLGGTPNAMANMSAFNQRFGVRSEKAFLVVPLAGAVLIDLVGLPWIVWCMNAVA; from the coding sequence GTGAACTTCGAACTCAGCCTGGACCTGGTGCAGAGCTCCGCGCTGGCCGGCGTCCTGCTGCTGCTCGGCGAGGCCGCCCGGCGCCGCATCGGCTTCCTGGAGCGGTTCAGCATCCCCGGCCCGGTGATCGGCGGCTTCGCCTTCGCGGTGATCCTGCTGGTGCTGCGCGAGACCGGCACCGCGGCGGTGGAGTTCGACACCTCGCTGCAGGCGCCCGCGATGATCGCGTTCTTCACCACGGTGGGGCTGTCCGGGAGCCTGTCGCTGCTCCGCAAGGGCGGCCGGCTGCTCATCGTCTACCTGCTGGCCTGCTGGACCCTGGCGGTCGTGCAGAACCTGGTGGGCATCGGGATGGCCGAGGCCCTCGGGGTCGACCCGCTGCTGGGCATCATGGCCGGCGCGGTGAGCCTGGAGGGCGGGCACGGCGCGGCCGCCGCGTTCGGCCCCACCGCCGAGGAGATGGGCGCCGCCGGCGCGACCGCGGTCGCCGTCGCCTCGGCCACCTTCGGCCTGGTCGCGGGGAGCCTGCTCGGCGGCCCGCTGGCCGGCTGGCTGGTCAAGCGGTACCGGGTGGCGGTTCCCGCCCCCTCGGCCGCGCCGGTCGCGGTCGGCGCGGACGGCTCCGCCGCGGAAGGTCCGGCCGCCGGCGGCTCGGGCGGCCCGGACCGGGCGGGCGGCGCGGAGAAGGGGCGCTCCCCCGCCGAGGCCGCCGGGTACGCCCAGCTGCTGCCCACCGCCGCGCTGATCGGCGTGATCATGGTGGCCGGGGTGGCGCTGGGCAAGTGGTTCAGCGGCGCGACCGGGTTCGTGCTGCCGGACTACGTCGGCGCGATGGTCGTCGCGGTGGTGGTGCGCAACCTCAACGACCGGTTCCGCCTGGTCCGGCTGGACGCCGGCGCCATCGAGGTGGTCTCCTCGCTGACCCTGGGCTTCTTCCTGACCATGGCGATGATGAGCCTGCGGATCTGGGAGCTGTACGCGCTGGCGCTGCCGCTGTTCGGCATCCTCGTGGTGCAGGTCGTGGTGATCCTGCTGTTCGTGGTGTTCGTGGTGTTCCGGATGCTGGGCCGGGGCTACGACGCGGCGACCATGGCCGCCGGCATGATCGGCCACGGCCTGGGCGGCACGCCCAACGCGATGGCCAACATGAGCGCGTTCAACCAGCGGTTCGGGGTGCGCTCGGAGAAGGCCTTCCTGGTCGTCCCGCTGGCCGGCGCGGTCCTGATCGACCTGGTCGGGCTGCCGTGGATCGTCTGGTGCATGAACGCGGTCGCCTAG
- a CDS encoding HIT family protein, producing the protein MSGAEQQGAPAGAGTDPDGVQRLWTPHRMAYIKGEDRPTGPAADDGCPFCRAPGLPDGEGLVVHRGELAYAVLNRYPYNSGHLLICPYRHVSGYTDLDEDETAEVARLTRQGIEAMQAAYRPQGYNVGMNLGSAAGAGIAAHLHQHIVPRWGGDTNYMPVIGQTKVLPEMLEQSRAALTEHWPAP; encoded by the coding sequence ATGAGCGGTGCAGAGCAGCAGGGCGCCCCGGCCGGCGCCGGGACCGACCCCGACGGGGTCCAGCGGCTGTGGACCCCGCACCGGATGGCCTACATCAAAGGCGAGGACAGGCCCACCGGCCCCGCCGCCGACGACGGCTGCCCGTTCTGCCGCGCCCCCGGACTGCCCGACGGGGAGGGCCTGGTGGTGCACCGCGGCGAGCTCGCCTACGCGGTGCTCAACCGCTACCCCTACAACAGCGGCCACCTGCTGATCTGCCCCTACCGCCACGTCTCCGGCTACACCGACCTGGACGAGGACGAGACCGCGGAGGTGGCCCGGCTCACCCGGCAGGGCATCGAGGCGATGCAGGCCGCCTACCGGCCGCAGGGCTACAACGTCGGGATGAACCTGGGCTCGGCCGCGGGCGCGGGCATCGCCGCCCACCTGCACCAGCACATCGTCCCCCGCTGGGGCGGGGACACCAACTACATGCCGGTGATCGGGCAGACCAAGGTGCTCCCCGAGATGCTGGAGCAGAGCCGCGCCGCGCTCACCGAGCACTGGCCGGCGCCCTGA
- a CDS encoding thiol-disulfide oxidoreductase DCC family protein yields the protein MTETRTAPRGPVLVYDGDCGFCTSSVRLAERRLAPGVRAVPWQRAGLPEATERRALEEVLLLHPDGRRIWGGSDAVAVLLLTGPHRALRPLGLLLRAPVLRGVGAAAYRWVARNRYRMPGGTPACSVRSAP from the coding sequence ATGACCGAGACCCGAACGGCCCCCCGCGGCCCGGTACTCGTCTACGACGGCGACTGCGGTTTCTGCACCTCCAGCGTCCGGCTGGCCGAGCGGCGCCTGGCGCCCGGGGTGCGCGCCGTGCCCTGGCAGCGGGCCGGGCTGCCCGAGGCCACCGAGCGCAGGGCCCTGGAAGAGGTCCTGCTGCTGCACCCCGACGGCCGCCGGATCTGGGGCGGCTCCGACGCGGTGGCGGTCCTGCTGCTCACCGGCCCGCACCGCGCGCTGCGCCCGCTGGGCCTGCTGCTCCGCGCACCCGTGCTGCGCGGCGTGGGCGCCGCAGCCTACCGCTGGGTGGCGCGCAACCGGTACCGGATGCCGGGCGGGACGCCGGCCTGCTCGGTGCGGTCCGCGCCGTGA